One Parasteatoda tepidariorum isolate YZ-2023 chromosome 1, CAS_Ptep_4.0, whole genome shotgun sequence genomic window, aaaattcttaaaagtaataccattaattaataaaaaccattatttttttttaaacttttaacattagtaagaaacaatcaatttttttagctacttttttttattcattcatttcctgaaaatttttatcaaaagaattcattttaagaacattatttaatgagcattgaatcaatattttatgattaaaaattggtGTAAGTTTAAATATCATCACAAAACTTTCTTTCTATCTAtctgaattaatattatttcttctaaatggacttttaattcatttcctttttttcttcttcccatTTAGATTCGAAGAGCGACAATTCACCATCACATTCAAAGtaagatttttgtttgaaaatatttttattaatcttgtGTTACAAATTCAGTTTTATTCAATGAGTTATTACAGTTATTGTTGTAATTaaggttttataataataaatttttcgaaaaaattcataacgatattattattaaacttatttttaggtCTCCtctagaaaaaaacaaaaatggtgATGTTTCTTTGCTGGAGcaaaatacaagttttaaaaattcctttcttgAGGGTGGTAAATCTGACGATTCATCTGAAGAGTTGTGGGGCGATGCTGACAATAGTTTTATAGTTAAAGCCACTCAAGAACTTGATAAAGTCAATGCTATTCCCACTACAACTCGAACAGGGGATGTACTATCTACCATTCCTGAAACCGTACCTAATccatctatttcaaaaaataattctcaaacttCAGAAATAGAATTGAGGAAACATTCTTGTGAAGAGCATGCTGACATCCTCTTACATCTGAGCAATATCGATTGGGACGGTGACAATGAATGGGACAATGGATTTCTTCTAGAAGATGATGATCTAAGTTTAGTGCCAGATAATGTCTTGAGCGGAGAGACCAACACCAAGGAGGTAGAATTTAACCACAATATCAATGGTAATGGACATTCAGTGGTAAATACGAAAGTCGCAGCATCAGATGAAATCAGAAACATCCGTGTTGTAAAAACTAAGActgaaagaaattcatttttggaagaaattgaATTTGCTGCAAATTGTCCAAATAACGAattatataatagttttgaagataataattttgaggAAGAATCCCTACTTTGCCAACCTGAGGTTTTATCTAGATTAGACGAAGTAGAAAGTAAGTTCAATGTTGTTTATTTCAtagtttatttgcttttaacgATGAATttgcattcttaaaaaattagtacCTTAAGTCATGAGATTCAAATGTTTCTAAAACTATATCCCTTTTACGCTGGATCTAATTAAGTGAATGAAGCATCCTTAGtagatttctttttgaattcttaaaaagaTATGACCTTATTCcgcagaattcttttttttttttgttcaattttcatCAAAAGACTTAATTAACAATACTAAAATTGCAAAAGTTTAATATGTTGGAGTGGGGAACTATtcacaaaaagaattaaaatatctcgtctattttaacaaataatttgtttcagacttataaattacattttaaagaaaatttaacgaaacaaatttcttcttataaattttatgagtaaGAATTGGTGATCATATACTTAATTATGGTTTTTAGAAGATGAAAACAAATCTTGTATGATGGAGATTAATTGTCATGAAGATttgaaatgatttctttttgattgattttgatttctttGTACACCTTATTAGAAttggtgaaatattttaattaataagattaaattccaattaaaaaatgttaatcaaatttataaacatatatatattgaatctTCATTGAATATTGAGATTCTCTTTGTGAGAAAGAATTTCAATTGAGAGGTTAAAAAGTTGACATTTTGATACAGCTGAAGAGTCATATAATTTGAAGTGAAACtactgaatataatttattaaaaaatatttttattttaatttataccttattttatataataattctgtaaaatgacagattttattataatttactttgtaatttaggaatcttgtttttaaagttctatATTACTTCagttcagcttttttttatttttaagactcCTGTGGTATATCTgctaaatgaattaaatgccaGGTGTCCCACAGTATCATGGAAACCTGAAATTGTCttagaatttaatgttttgccaaaaaaaaaaaaagttaggaaTTACTGTATCTTACGTTTGGAAAATTCTGCTTCCAGCTTAAAAAGGATCcgatcttaaaatttattctctgGTTATCGCAAATTAAGGGAAGAAACAAAAATCGCCATGATTCAAAAAGTTATACatagaatttaatgaaactggCACACATTACAGTGcacataataatgtataaaataacataaaaagtattaactaGACATTTATGGTGTCACAGGAATTAGCATatgtatgaaattaataaatcagatGTGTCGGTTTtgaatagaaaaagtacctccAGTATGGAATAAGTTCACCTCAAGCAGCAATACAACACATACAGtgatgtgtgatgctttcaagTACTAGGTCTGTTGGAGCCAGTTCCGTTGAAAGTACAAGCCATTGTTCTTGCAAAACAGTTGCAAGCATGGCAAGAGTCTGAGGAGGAGATTAAGAGCAGCCACACATCTTCCTAAAGCATCCCAAACATACTCAATAGAATTCAAGTCAGGTGATTGAGCTGGTTATTCCATGTGCTGAAGATAATTATCTATGATGTGAGCCCTGTGAGCATTATTGACCTATAACACGAAATAATCCCCTATTGGAGCAGCATAAGGAATCCCCTATTGGAGCAGCATAAGGACAGATATAAATATCAAGGATGCCATCTTTATACTCATGAGCATATGCGGTTCGATGTTGAAAAGCATGCAGGTCTGTGCTTCCACCAAAATAACCCCACCCTACATACAGACACTACCCCCTTGGCATGCATCTCTTTTATGTACATTTGATGGATGATATTagcttttatattcttttcaaatcaaacaATGCCAACTATCTCTTGGGGGGCTAAACCTGGACTCTTATGTGAAGAGAATAGCCCTCCAATGGCCAGCTGTCCTGAGGACACATTGCTGCACTCACTTCAAATGTTCCCTTCTAAGGCATGATGAGAGTGGCACGCCAATGACTAATTGCTTAGTGAACAGATCACGTTTGTAAAGCCTTCTATGCACTAAAAGATGATATGTGCTGACTCAGAGTTGTTTTTCCTTCAGGCATCGGTCATCAGCGCTCTTCGTAACATATGACCTTCCTTGTTTGAAGTTTCTGAATGGCGGACTTGTTAGAAATTATTACTAAAGTTTACGAACTGCAGAAAGTCTCACATTTAGCCATATGACCACTTCTTTATGGCTTTGCCGTGCCTCTAAGTCTTCCAATAGACAGTTTTTCATTAGAATGATGCCTGGAGGTCATTGTTACAAATTGGCTATTCCAGAAACCAGAATTCCAGAAACATAGCAAAATTTGCTGGCCTGCaattaaacatacaattttatgcCCATTGCAACAGACATTGCATTCCTCTGTAGCACCACTAATTTACTTATTAGTTTTACACAGCGACTCTTATTTGacaacatattcaaattcaattgTGATAGGCTTATTTTTGAATGAGTTATTgctatttttccttaatttatgataaccagtgttaTAAGTAGTCATTGATGATAAGTAGTCATTGATGTGATAAAGTAAAGAATTCTAACAATTAGttctttaatatattaacaGAATTACTCTGTTtttagtaatttgttttaaaattcttaaatataacttgcttgcagttaaaaaatactattcacAAGACTGGTActagtgtattttaaaaattaagttataaattaatttgatcagAATTAAGATGATATAAAGATGACTTTTTTTACTCGTGTGACTCAACTAACCTGTTCAAAATCATGATCACATGTATGTGATCATGTAATTCTCCCTTCACGGCCTACAATATCATATATGAGATCAGTCTTTCAGACTCCATTAGCCAATGATAACGCAGACATGATCTCAATTTGGTACTCTGGTATTAGTTCATAAGCTTACACTTTAGTATATACATCTCTCAAAAGCTTATATATACATCTATGACTGTTACGATTTTCGTGACCGGTAGACacccaataatattttttatatatataattctacGAGTAgtctattataatttaaaatttatgcagaaaattaatttaaaaagacttCTTTTCTGTAAGTAAGTaaaagaacaaacaaataaagacttttttaatgtagattttgttaaattattctaatattttgaatcagtGATGCACTTATTAGGGGAAAAAAGGCTGCGAAAATGAGAACTAGAGATTGGCCAGAATAGCCAGAGTTTGCAGGTATTTTTCTGATGGAGCACTgctttgtagaacaaaaatgtaatctacaattttttttttttttttttggctttctaaaaacctaaaaaagtcgggtaattttatttctcaaatagaATGGAAACCGAATGCATATTTCAGTTAATATACACATATTCTTCTTTTGGAGCACTACAGCCTATTACAGGTAGATATCTCCACTTTACCATTTTAGGGAACACTCCTACTTGTTTAAGacctttttcaaatatattttgtgggTTGTCTTCCTCTatgtcatatttttgaaaaagttaatctttcttttgcttttacttagccagagttttaaaatatttctgttgtttccacttgaatattttaattattggcaatcaatattataattcttCTTGCAAGCAATTTAAATGATTCACACAAAATACCGTAGATATTTAGATCCTTATAACATGTGTTATACTTGACAGAATGAGAAAAATAGTGTGCAGAACTATTTAGAATGTGTTATAGAGAAAAATTTggcattttgaattaatatacaCAGGGATGTAAACTGCTCTGCTTTCTGcaaaagtttgaataaattggtagtgaattaaatagtaaagcTTGTATGTAAAACAAATTAGCATTGCTGTAtacaattttaagaacattAGAATGGCTATCTTATTCATTACATTTGTGAATAAATGCtgcttcttattaaaaataagttgttttttatttgtttcagttgacaaatatatatattaaaaccaCATACTTTGCGGAGCACATTCGTCAAATTTTGCCCAGTACATGAATTGTTATGGGGATTTAAACACTAAGTGCACTCTAGAGCATTAAAGCAATCATGTCCAAACATGTTGTATATGTACGTATTCCATGCATAATGATACATGTTCTTTTTAGGTATGCTATCACAACCAAAGTGTACaccagaggaaataaaaaagaaaaaagctgaAGCCCTCAATAGGCGTAAAAAGACTcaacttaaaaggaaaaattagtttataaatattataaaatgtacatAGTTTTGAGTTAtagttttataagaaattttgtatttacttttttcaaaaaataaatatttctatttattaaaattgcctTTGTTATTGCTTTGTGTAAATATCaatgcttcaaaaaaatatatataagaatttaactcagagcttttttttttatctttcccCTCTTCAACATCaccctcaatttttaaaaaagattttagacTTCTAACTtggattaaattaataatttttaaattgtaaaactttaaatctgCTACAATGTCAATGGTTTAATGCCtacaatgatttaaaagtaGCTTGAATACTTAAGgtatatttttactgaaatgttATTAACTGGTGCAACATTCCTGCAGGAGCAATGAACGAATTAGCTTTTCTTCCTTATGTATTTAgaaaaagatttgtaaaaaagaactagagaaaaaactttaatagcTCATAACCAGTCAGTATGAGGACAGAAAGAAGAGATGGAGCTAATggatatatttatcaaaagcaaatgaattagttaaattaaaaagcattttcttaatACCATTGAACTTGCAATTTATAATGAACCTGGGACACTGTTACAGTGAACTTTTTTAGTGATCTCCTCTGTACTTCcatttaacaaacattttatttgtagaaaataactaaaaacttGGTAGTTCATTTAGAGTAGACTctaatttcagtttcttttctgtttattactcaaattttaaatttgcagttgGTATTTCTCCTTTCCCCTGTGCTAAATACTATTCTTGCATAATCTTTGTTTTTGTACTAAGGAAAACAAGTTGTTTAGTACAGGGGTGAtagtgagcccaagtcaaaattccggaaaatttcttgagttaaaaaaacagtttaaattgaaaaaaatttaaacacggtttttttcttcctttttcttgatatttcttagtttacttaaaatatatttaaaattttacacataccctatgatgacctggagaattaaaatttacaaatatgtctttctttagtttatgattataacaactatttactaataaaaaatgaacattaatcATGAATATGAGCTTTGGCTCTCccttataacaaataaaataaactgtgtttttgaGTTCTACcttcgaaaatttaatttccggaaacttctgtgatcaatgatttttttaaacgtctggaccttcgatctccggaaacttccagatcactgttagcgaaaaatctggaaatccggattttttccggggCACATCAGCCCTGTTAGTAGCATATTTCTTGTTCTGTGTTGAAGGAGAACAAGAAGTTTCAGTAACTTATTTAAGTAgaattgatctttttttttcctgcgtAAAATGGACTAAAAAATACTGGATTCttgatgaaattgaaattttttttcccttcttatttatgtaaaatttttttaatcgaaatttagTCAAACGAAAATCAGTTTCTACAATAGAATGTACAaggtaattattatttcttttgagtgtttattaatttaaacaacttaatttgtaaaaaataatgcaatatcgTAAACACTATTTCCAACAATACTATTGtcatatgctaaaaaaaaaaattttttttttttaaatgaatataactaACTATTGTTTATAGTGAACTTATTTCTAGGTCCACAGACAGATCACTGTAATGAGGTTtgactttaaactttttttacagtgtaaaatgtgaaataataagAGTGAAGTATaagtaaatttctattttatttaactatatataattattttctgagaaaatgATTAAGTATCAGAAATGtacagtataaataatttttaaatcatacatcatattaataaaaaatcaacatagCGTAATCAACAAGTTAACTTTCTACACATTTCCGATAAGCACATAAATCTCAGGAGGGTAGTAactcaaatgtaaaaaaaagaagttccaATTGAGCAAAAAGCAGCAGCTTTTTAActtggaaataaaattcaatggtcccaaaaattaatgcaaataatgatgttttttttattgtaaaaaaattaacacaatgaTAAAGTTTTAAGTTGTCTTGGCTCctaatttttcaagaactttCAGTCCTTTTTCTAGATATTCTTCTCTGGATAGCCAGAAAGTATCTTTGTCTTTCATTACATCAGCAAGAACTGAGCCACCAATAAAAACCATGTCTTTTCTTCTGGGAGGATCTTCAAtacgtattttaaatttctgcaaaGAGAGGGATTCACAAATGATTAAATGAGATCAtaagattaaaatgaatataaacagCAAAATATTGGTGAGCTTTTTAAAGTCAGggcacagctcaaaatgcaagtttaaaaaaatggatacatTTTTAACTACATGTTTAGGAAAATCAACATTTACAtagctatttaagaaaatagagatagcatttgatttccttttttaaacttcccttatgaaaattgttctttttaagtataaacaaaTCCAAATAAGTTTGCATTTGACCAAATAACttacaacatttattttaaaattagtcttGTTTCAAAAGATATTTGAAGTCGACAGTTCTTTTTACAACCATTCATCATTTGAAGTTCCAAATATGAAGAAAGGTTACGACTGTAATATACAACCCCCAAGTCCGGAACCTTGCCCTGTATTGATTatgctttcaatttaaaagaaaataagttcaaaGCTCCTTGCtcagttgttaaattttaagacGAACTTGCACATTTTAGCATAATGAAAAGGCACTTTTCGAtgtatccattttcttaaacaagcaCTTCGAGCAGTGTCTAGAATAAAAGGTTCCTTGACGAAAAGTTCTTTAGagcataatgttaaaaaaaaataaccttttggaaaaactttttttagtaaaaacaacTCTTAAAAAAGATGGATTACAATGCAACAAGtgaactgtaaaaatttacttttcacaatGATATTGAATGGAAGCTATACTGCGTTTCCTTCTTTGTTGAAGCCTCTTTTTCCTGAAGGATAGTCAACTTAAgaatagaattctttttaaaatttttgattatataaggggaatagttaaaaaagtttttcttgatgTTTAGATTATTACTAAAAGGCAGGTTTcttacgaaaaaaatttgaaattcctttaaaaacaaTCACCATAAAATAGTCTgtagcaaaaaagaaaagaaaaaactataaactatagtaaagaaattttttttctctatatatttaaaaatagagtaTACTTGAAGTTAATTGGGGCAGATTCGTTTGAATTATGAGGGATgccaattaaatcaaaaatcactTATTCTACATTTTCGTCACTATGGTTTTGGTGATTCTTGCTCTTTTCCAATGCCATTAAATTACAACTTCGTATCTAAACGTAATGCTCTTGGGAAACAGCAAGATTCATCAAAATCATAACAGAGAGAGGAAAAGTGTGGAGACTGAAAATGGCATAATCTTGAGCCCATTCCTCTTACAAAGAGTTAAGTCGTACATTTTTCCAGGGACAGAGGTTGCAAGgggcaatttttaaattagatttttgaaaaatactcaCGGCAAGTTTCTCTGTTTCTCCTTTTAAAACCCTCTCCAGGTAGAGCTGTTTAATTTCTCTTTCCAATCGACTGGGTAAACCTGGATACATGGTCGAACCACCGGACAAGACTATGTGCTTGTATAACTCGGGCCTTATGTCAATATCTCCTGCCTGTATTGTGTTAAAGACTAGTTCGGCAATGCCCTGTCCTTCCACATTGATGAGATGTGGTTGAAACAATGCTTCGGGGGCTTCAAATCTTTCACCCCCTAATTTGATGACTCTTCCATCAGGCagctaaagaaaaagaaaaaactttatattacaGAACCCTAAAATTtatacttgaagaaaaaaaaattatttttttaaataaaacttgcaaaaatcgcttattttttgagtgcctgtaaattgtttattaaatttgccGGATTCAATTTTTGCTGCATAGGTATGTCATTGAATTAGTACAAAAAATACAGAACTGGTATAATGTGGCAAATTAGTCAGCAAAATTAGGACATATTTCCACCTATATAGCAGATTTTTTTATAGGGGGGggactttttcttttaaaattattggattCAAGAAAAATGCTAGAGGAGAAAAAAGCACATACATTTGGCAGGGAAGATAAATTATGCTGTTGTCTTAGGGGTGGGGGTTGAGTTcacaaattttaagcaataaatttagtatttaaaatagggaaataataataatactgaaaataaagttttgatgtAAAGCTTCGACCAGTTGctggatatatatttttctttttgacatatttagaaacataaaaacgaaattgaacacaatatttcaagtatagaacttttctttaaacttttaacataCTAATAGATTAACCAACCAGATTgataaaacaaatgataaaattggcttattttcttgaaattattaaaaactagtagtataataattttataataaataacataaaaataaaactattaatttatgtacgcaaaatttagttttaaaaaatacttaaggtgcttttaaaacataataaatgcaTAGTGTTTACCAATATTGCTGAAAGATTTGTTCTGTCCagagaaacttaaaataattattttttcttcaacgtATTCtgatctaaattattttactcttcATTGGATATCTAACTGTCAAATTGCCTCCCTgactttaatattttaggatGTTTAACTTGAACAtagtttaacaattttattcattcagtGATTAGTTtgcaatacttaaaaaaaataacatttaaaacacttcagttagaaatattaactattttagctat contains:
- the LOC107446360 gene encoding uncharacterized protein isoform X1; translation: MSNTCEALDNANISPVGTKVKHTSTPLRTRRKTSRRDQGLDVHTVATSTPTPHRSPRLQRLRQDSPRLLNSPSSSIPCSQDGHPDVVWDFTSPKLTKGSRKRDLKITVQELLENLNQTQAVECDSKSSSYTKLLENWMSKQPAEQTIKEIKNQKNDVKKRSKRGVEKFKKFIESIQNSKSDNSPSHSKSPLEKNKNGDVSLLEQNTSFKNSFLEGGKSDDSSEELWGDADNSFIVKATQELDKVNAIPTTTRTGDVLSTIPETVPNPSISKNNSQTSEIELRKHSCEEHADILLHLSNIDWDGDNEWDNGFLLEDDDLSLVPDNVLSGETNTKEVEFNHNINGNGHSVVNTKVAASDEIRNIRVVKTKTERNSFLEEIEFAANCPNNELYNSFEDNNFEEESLLCQPEVLSRLDEVESMLSQPKCTPEEIKKKKAEALNRRKKTQLKRKN
- the LOC107446360 gene encoding uncharacterized protein isoform X2 encodes the protein MSNTCEALDNANISPVGTKVKHTSTPLRTRRKTSRRDQGLDVHTVATSTPNPHRSPRLQRLRQDSPRLLNSPSSSIPCSQDGHPDVVWDFTSPKLTKGSRKRDLKITVQELLENLNQTQAVECDSKSSSYTKLLENWMSKQPAEQTIKEIKNQKNDVKKRSKRGVEKFKKFIESIQNSKSDNSPSHSKSPLEKNKNGDVSLLEQNTSFKNSFLEGGKSDDSSEELWGDADNSFIVKATQELDKVNAIPTTTRTGDVLSTIPETVPNPSISKNNSQTSEIELRKHSCEEHADILLHLSNIDWDGDNEWDNGFLLEDDDLSLVPDNVLSGETNTKEVEFNHNINGNGHSVVNTKVAASDEIRNIRVVKTKTERNSFLEEIEFAANCPNNELYNSFEDNNFEEESLLCQPEVLSRLDEVESMLSQPKCTPEEIKKKKAEALNRRKKTQLKRKN